The proteins below come from a single Tenuifilum thalassicum genomic window:
- a CDS encoding S41 family peptidase, whose protein sequence is MKRLLFLLFGLTSLSAISQNDVSWYRYPSISPDGKTIAFVYKGDIFTVPAQGGKATALTSHPAHDYMPVWSNDGKKIAFASNRYGNMDVFIMPANGGTPTRLTYHSNDELPYAFTPNDSAVVFGATRYDPATSRLYPTKSQPELYSVSAHGGLVTQILPVPAEAVNISSDGRFIIYHDKKGGENEFRKHHKSSIARDLWMYDTKTKQFTKLTDYKGEDRNPVFAPGDSVIYFLREEDSFNVYSFSLSKPNQVSKVTDFNTHPVRFLSASNSGTFCFGFDGGIYTLQPNTKSPQKVNISISNDYHKNPEEFTNLNGSIREIAISPDGKEVAFIARGEVFVTSVDGEFTKRITQTSEQERFVEFLPDGKGLVYASERDGRWQIFKATKVRDDEPFFFASTLINEEPLISNEHDNYLPLPSPDGKKIAFIEDRMTLKVLDLDSKKTFTLLTPNELYYMSDGDQYFTWSPDSKWLLVEYAPTMANQEVILVSADGSVPFKNLTMNGYDDFSPIWANGGKQVVWLSTRQGLRSYANSGERQADVYTLFLTREAWDKFRLSKDEYNLLKAIEKKKKEDEKKKANDKGKDKKKKSKNKEQKADSSLKFDWDGFEYRVARLTTTSTDIAGALLSKDGETLYYLASYDKGYNLWSMNIREKEAKIIIIMDADNASLYWDKDEKNMFMLADGKIYKVEVDKEKHTAIKVKADAIIDTPAERLAMFNHVVIRTRKGFYTPTYHGINWDAMTDHYKQFLPHIGNSFEFAELLSELLGELNVSHSGARYYNYESNADQTASLGIIPDLTYNGNGIKVDEILVGGPLDRKEFNLKAPFIITSIDGISISNDRDWAYYLNHKADQYLLISVKDLLTVKEKQITVKPTNLSEESRLLYRRWVKRNADEVEQLSDGKLGYVHIPGMSDGPYRNIYGEMMGKYFDREGIIVDTRFNGGGDLVSDLAMFFTGKKFIEYHNHIRQLGVEPTFRWTKPTVAMVNEANYSDGSCFACGYKQLGIGKLIGMPVPGTCSFAGWERLQDRQVLWGMVPVSAKDMYGNWMENVETVPDYVVPNEPSVAPFGRDQQLEKAIKVLMEN, encoded by the coding sequence ATGAAAAGACTACTATTCCTACTGTTTGGATTGACTTCACTATCAGCAATTTCGCAAAACGATGTAAGCTGGTATCGCTATCCATCAATTTCACCCGATGGTAAAACTATTGCATTTGTATATAAAGGTGATATTTTCACAGTTCCGGCGCAAGGGGGTAAAGCAACTGCGCTAACATCGCATCCTGCTCACGATTATATGCCAGTATGGAGCAACGATGGTAAAAAAATTGCCTTTGCCTCGAACCGCTATGGGAATATGGATGTATTCATTATGCCAGCAAATGGGGGAACTCCCACTCGACTCACCTATCATTCAAACGATGAACTACCCTATGCATTCACCCCCAACGATAGCGCAGTTGTTTTTGGGGCTACTCGTTACGACCCTGCTACCAGTAGACTTTACCCTACAAAATCGCAACCAGAGTTATACTCTGTTTCTGCCCATGGAGGTTTAGTGACTCAAATCTTACCTGTTCCGGCCGAGGCTGTTAACATATCGTCCGATGGCCGTTTTATTATTTATCACGATAAAAAAGGAGGCGAAAACGAGTTTCGCAAGCATCATAAATCAAGTATTGCACGTGACCTATGGATGTATGATACTAAAACCAAGCAATTCACAAAGCTAACCGATTACAAAGGCGAGGATAGAAATCCGGTTTTTGCACCTGGCGACTCGGTCATATACTTCCTACGCGAAGAGGATAGCTTTAACGTTTACTCTTTCTCGCTTTCCAAACCCAACCAGGTATCAAAGGTTACCGATTTCAATACCCACCCTGTTCGGTTTTTATCAGCTAGCAACAGTGGAACCTTTTGCTTTGGTTTTGATGGTGGAATCTACACGCTACAGCCGAATACCAAGTCACCTCAAAAAGTTAACATTTCCATTAGCAACGATTACCATAAGAACCCCGAGGAGTTTACCAATCTGAACGGAAGCATTCGCGAAATAGCCATATCGCCCGATGGCAAAGAGGTGGCATTTATTGCCCGCGGCGAGGTGTTTGTTACTTCGGTTGATGGCGAGTTTACAAAACGAATTACCCAAACTTCAGAACAAGAACGATTTGTTGAGTTTCTACCCGATGGCAAAGGGCTAGTATATGCTAGTGAGCGCGATGGACGCTGGCAAATATTTAAAGCCACCAAAGTAAGAGATGATGAACCTTTCTTCTTCGCCTCTACGCTAATCAATGAGGAACCCCTTATTAGCAACGAACACGACAACTACCTCCCCCTGCCCTCGCCCGATGGGAAAAAAATCGCTTTCATTGAGGATAGGATGACGCTGAAAGTTCTAGATTTAGATTCCAAAAAAACTTTTACCCTGCTAACGCCTAATGAGCTATACTACATGAGCGATGGCGACCAGTACTTTACCTGGAGTCCCGATAGCAAATGGCTTTTAGTGGAGTATGCTCCAACCATGGCCAACCAGGAGGTTATTTTAGTTTCCGCCGACGGTAGCGTTCCATTCAAAAACCTAACCATGAATGGTTACGACGATTTCTCACCCATTTGGGCTAATGGTGGAAAACAGGTTGTTTGGCTATCGACACGTCAAGGCCTAAGGAGCTACGCCAATAGCGGCGAACGCCAAGCCGATGTTTACACCCTATTTTTAACTCGCGAAGCATGGGATAAATTCCGTTTAAGCAAAGACGAATACAACCTGCTTAAGGCCATTGAAAAGAAGAAAAAAGAGGATGAAAAGAAAAAGGCTAACGATAAGGGAAAAGACAAAAAGAAAAAATCAAAAAACAAGGAGCAAAAGGCAGACAGCTCACTCAAATTCGATTGGGATGGTTTTGAGTACAGAGTAGCACGCTTAACCACAACCTCTACCGATATTGCTGGTGCTCTGCTTAGCAAGGATGGAGAAACACTTTACTATCTTGCCAGCTACGATAAAGGCTACAACCTCTGGTCCATGAACATCAGGGAGAAAGAGGCTAAAATCATTATCATCATGGATGCTGATAATGCTAGCCTTTATTGGGATAAGGATGAGAAGAACATGTTTATGCTTGCCGATGGCAAAATCTATAAAGTTGAAGTTGACAAGGAAAAGCATACAGCCATTAAGGTTAAAGCGGATGCCATTATCGATACTCCAGCGGAGCGGCTTGCCATGTTTAACCATGTGGTAATTCGTACCCGAAAAGGTTTTTATACGCCTACCTACCACGGAATAAACTGGGATGCAATGACTGATCACTATAAGCAATTCCTTCCACATATCGGAAACAGCTTTGAGTTTGCTGAGCTGCTAAGCGAACTGCTTGGTGAGCTTAACGTTTCGCATTCTGGCGCCCGTTACTATAACTACGAATCAAATGCCGACCAAACAGCATCGCTTGGAATCATTCCTGACCTAACCTACAATGGCAATGGGATTAAAGTAGATGAGATACTTGTTGGTGGTCCGCTCGACCGCAAAGAGTTCAACCTTAAAGCACCTTTTATAATCACATCAATTGATGGCATTAGCATATCTAATGACAGGGATTGGGCCTACTATCTAAACCACAAAGCAGACCAATATTTACTGATTTCTGTTAAAGATCTTCTAACAGTAAAAGAGAAACAAATAACAGTTAAACCAACAAATCTATCAGAAGAATCTAGGCTGCTATACCGCCGATGGGTTAAACGCAATGCCGATGAGGTAGAGCAGCTAAGCGATGGTAAGCTGGGATACGTCCATATTCCAGGAATGAGCGATGGCCCATATCGGAACATCTATGGCGAAATGATGGGCAAGTATTTCGACAGAGAGGGCATTATTGTGGATACTCGCTTCAATGGTGGTGGCGATTTGGTTTCGGACCTGGCCATGTTCTTTACTGGTAAGAAGTTTATTGAATACCACAACCATATTCGCCAGCTTGGCGTTGAACCAACCTTCCGCTGGACCAAACCAACCGTGGCAATGGTGAATGAGGCAAACTATAGCGATGGTAGTTGTTTTGCCTGCGGTTACAAACAGCTTGGTATTGGTAAACTTATAGGCATGCCTGTCCCGGGAACATGCAGCTTTGCAGGTTGGGAGCGGCTACAGGATAGGCAAGTACTTTGGGGAATGGTACCAGTTAGTGCCAAGGATATGTATGGCAACTGGATGGAAAACGTGGAAACAGTTCCCGATTACGTTGTGCCCAACGAACCTTCGGTTGCTCCTTTTGGGCGCGACCAACAGCTAGAAAAAGCTATTAAGGTGTTAATGGAGAACTAA
- a CDS encoding glycoside hydrolase family 47 protein has product MAKSFSILIFIYLVVPGISKNTIGKPTDWIEKDSTCFAPDEVKLEMERCWSAYKSYAWGFDVLHPLSKKGSNWYGKSIGISPIDAYSTLAVMGFEKEAKEVEDYALTLSWDQDIYVQVFEVNIRVLGGLLAIYENTRNEEILKKAIDLGNRLLRAFNSPTGIPYHSVNLKTGKTSGPQGEGKGNIVNTAQAASYLFEFGILSYYSQDPRYYQAAFRATKAIFERYSEIGLPGDFIDVESGKWVNNWSYLQAGVDSYFEYLLKSYLLFHDKQVKNMWEFSLKKIKLYYTDEYQGKLFYACVNMHTGEIVKRSISLYDAFFPAALALYGDIELAEKSMETWDWLWDKFGLLPTRYMYSNDSIEYSNSELNPEIVESAYYLYSITGKPKYKKMICKYWSDMVSCCRNSVAFNAVEDVRTKKPKDLLETYFYAETLKYFYLSSLSKDQFNFEDYIFNTEAHFFKKSNFDSEKAKLYLGIQQTGQ; this is encoded by the coding sequence ATGGCTAAATCGTTCTCTATTCTGATATTCATTTACCTTGTGGTTCCTGGTATTTCTAAAAATACGATTGGCAAACCGACCGATTGGATTGAAAAGGACTCAACTTGCTTTGCACCCGATGAGGTTAAGTTAGAAATGGAGAGGTGTTGGAGTGCATATAAAAGTTACGCTTGGGGGTTTGATGTACTTCATCCTTTATCAAAAAAAGGGTCTAACTGGTATGGAAAATCCATAGGAATATCACCTATTGATGCCTATAGCACCCTTGCAGTTATGGGGTTTGAAAAAGAGGCAAAAGAGGTTGAGGATTACGCTTTAACTCTTTCGTGGGATCAAGATATTTATGTACAAGTTTTTGAGGTAAATATTCGGGTTTTAGGAGGTCTTCTTGCTATTTATGAAAACACTAGGAACGAGGAAATTCTTAAAAAAGCAATTGATTTGGGCAACAGGTTATTACGAGCGTTTAACTCACCAACAGGAATTCCTTACCACTCAGTGAATCTTAAAACAGGAAAAACCTCAGGACCTCAGGGCGAGGGCAAAGGTAATATTGTTAATACTGCACAGGCCGCTAGTTACCTGTTTGAGTTTGGAATTTTAAGTTACTACTCTCAGGACCCCCGTTACTACCAAGCTGCATTCAGGGCAACTAAGGCAATTTTTGAAAGATATTCCGAAATAGGTCTACCTGGCGATTTCATTGATGTAGAATCAGGCAAGTGGGTTAACAATTGGTCGTACCTTCAGGCTGGTGTTGATTCCTACTTTGAATATCTTTTAAAAAGCTATTTGCTTTTCCATGATAAACAAGTTAAGAATATGTGGGAGTTTAGCCTGAAAAAGATTAAGCTGTATTATACCGATGAGTACCAAGGTAAATTATTTTACGCATGTGTTAACATGCATACTGGGGAAATTGTTAAACGCTCAATTTCTTTATACGATGCTTTTTTCCCCGCGGCTTTAGCACTATATGGTGATATTGAACTTGCTGAAAAAAGCATGGAAACTTGGGATTGGCTTTGGGATAAGTTTGGTTTGCTGCCTACAAGGTACATGTATAGTAACGATTCTATAGAGTATTCCAACTCTGAGCTTAATCCCGAAATAGTTGAATCTGCTTACTACCTGTATAGCATTACAGGGAAACCAAAATACAAAAAAATGATTTGCAAGTATTGGTCCGATATGGTGTCGTGTTGTAGAAATAGTGTAGCATTCAATGCTGTTGAGGATGTAAGAACTAAAAAGCCTAAAGACCTTCTGGAAACCTACTTTTATGCCGAAACACTTAAATACTTTTATTTATCTTCACTTAGTAAAGACCAGTTTAACTTCGAAGACTATATCTTCAATACCGAAGCTCATTTTTTTAAGAAAAGCAACTTTGATAGCGAAAAGGCTAAACTATATTTAGGTATCCAGCAAACAGGCCAATAG
- the rlmN gene encoding 23S rRNA (adenine(2503)-C(2))-methyltransferase RlmN: MQRSTNLIGLNIDEITDLLISAGFNGSYGNKISRWIYRKQVKSLNEINDIPKRIVNEIIALNGDILSDIAFKRFPGADGSVRYLFTNAEGQNYESIFMDNGKRKTLCVSTQAGCRMGCKFCMTGSIGFRGNLSAGRIVEQLLAIPERKLVNRIVLMGMGEPFDNYDEVTKALDIFTADWGAALGKSNITLSTVGILNGLERFLKELKCNLAISLHSPFPDERAQLLPSEHKNPINDMVALLKRYPIGKPLRLSFEYVALGGVNLSHEHAKAIAELLKGLKYHINIIPWNEHSAANYSQPTSEELNNFTRLLNQYGVLWTIRQSKGNEVGAACGQMAGKN, from the coding sequence ATGCAACGGAGCACAAACCTAATCGGGCTTAATATTGATGAGATTACTGATTTACTAATCTCAGCAGGTTTTAATGGTTCCTATGGCAACAAAATTTCTCGATGGATCTATCGCAAGCAAGTAAAATCGCTTAACGAAATTAACGATATTCCTAAAAGGATAGTTAATGAAATAATTGCCTTAAATGGAGATATATTGTCTGATATAGCATTCAAACGCTTTCCAGGGGCAGATGGATCAGTACGTTACCTTTTCACTAATGCTGAGGGTCAAAACTACGAATCGATATTTATGGATAATGGGAAACGCAAAACACTTTGCGTATCCACACAGGCAGGCTGCCGAATGGGCTGCAAGTTCTGCATGACCGGAAGTATTGGCTTTAGAGGGAACCTAAGTGCAGGCCGAATTGTTGAGCAGCTACTTGCCATTCCAGAACGAAAGTTGGTAAACCGAATAGTGTTAATGGGAATGGGCGAACCGTTCGATAATTACGATGAGGTTACCAAAGCCCTAGACATTTTCACAGCTGATTGGGGAGCTGCATTAGGTAAATCAAACATTACGCTTTCAACCGTTGGAATACTCAACGGTTTGGAAAGGTTCTTAAAGGAACTTAAGTGTAATCTAGCCATAAGCCTCCACTCCCCATTTCCGGACGAAAGAGCCCAGCTGCTGCCTTCTGAGCACAAAAACCCCATTAATGATATGGTGGCACTTTTAAAACGTTATCCAATTGGGAAACCGCTGCGATTATCGTTTGAATATGTAGCGTTAGGGGGAGTTAACTTAAGCCATGAACATGCAAAAGCAATAGCAGAACTCCTGAAAGGGCTAAAATACCACATAAACATCATCCCTTGGAATGAGCATTCCGCAGCAAATTACAGCCAGCCCACATCCGAAGAGCTAAATAACTTCACACGTTTACTTAATCAGTACGGAGTGCTCTGGACTATACGCCAGTCAAAGGGGAATGAGGTAGGAGCAGCATGTGGGCAAATGGCAGGGAAAAATTAA
- a CDS encoding proline dehydrogenase family protein yields MFSLNNTEKVFEDCSNFKLWANSILLGALSKNRLGKLIVFALRFLPAYFGRHLMSMFSCESDFDSLKRIVEYNHQNRVSSLVFPLCNLSDKCWDKIFELVKSDYVGLKSILFEVENYIDERILNLVLKGGLLNTHDKADYQLFLDRLDNLCSVAEERGKSVVIFTKKIHLAPYVKKMAVSLMQKYNKENVTVYFVFQLCLAGVFDDIVELVHSSVNEDFKPGIAITKFFVEDNNKKGNDMNGGVCHSFTATKRTYRDVTKYLLNNIDNLSLKVVSHNPSNLLFIVSLMDTLGIGPTSPDVVLGQRYGMAPHISYNLAASGFNSEIIIPFGKTRDVLAHLQNLYRLDPSLPLIFAELNYAIRLELKRRKLENKNSFETSI; encoded by the coding sequence ATGTTTTCGCTGAATAATACAGAGAAAGTTTTTGAGGATTGCAGTAACTTTAAGTTGTGGGCGAATAGTATTCTCCTTGGTGCATTATCGAAAAATAGGTTAGGTAAACTGATAGTGTTCGCTTTACGGTTTTTGCCAGCTTACTTTGGGAGGCATCTCATGAGCATGTTTTCCTGTGAAAGCGATTTTGATAGTCTTAAAAGGATAGTTGAATACAACCATCAAAATAGGGTTTCCAGCCTTGTGTTTCCTTTATGCAATTTGAGTGATAAATGCTGGGATAAAATTTTTGAGTTGGTAAAAAGTGATTATGTAGGCTTAAAATCGATACTTTTTGAAGTAGAGAACTATATCGATGAAAGAATTTTAAACCTGGTTTTAAAAGGGGGACTTCTTAATACACATGATAAGGCCGATTATCAACTTTTTTTGGATAGGTTAGATAATTTGTGCTCTGTTGCTGAGGAAAGGGGAAAATCGGTTGTAATTTTTACTAAAAAGATTCATTTAGCCCCTTATGTCAAGAAGATGGCTGTTAGCCTAATGCAGAAATATAATAAAGAGAATGTAACTGTTTATTTTGTGTTTCAGCTATGTTTGGCTGGTGTTTTTGATGATATTGTTGAGCTTGTGCATTCATCGGTAAATGAAGATTTTAAACCTGGAATAGCCATAACAAAATTTTTTGTAGAGGATAATAACAAAAAGGGAAATGATATGAATGGCGGTGTATGCCATTCATTCACGGCAACCAAAAGAACATATCGAGATGTAACAAAGTATTTGTTGAATAATATTGATAACCTATCATTAAAAGTTGTAAGCCATAATCCAAGCAACTTACTTTTTATTGTTTCATTAATGGATACGTTAGGAATAGGACCTACATCGCCAGATGTGGTTTTGGGTCAACGTTATGGTATGGCGCCACATATAAGCTATAATTTAGCTGCAAGTGGATTCAACTCTGAAATAATTATTCCCTTTGGAAAGACCAGAGATGTTTTAGCTCATTTGCAAAACTTGTATAGATTAGACCCTTCGCTTCCATTGATATTTGCTGAACTGAACTATGCTATTAGGTTAGAGCTGAAACGTAGAAAACTTGAAAATAAAAATAGTTTTGAAACTTCGATATAG
- a CDS encoding YihY/virulence factor BrkB family protein, which yields MAKKVKKNRIVTWIHKAERFITHDLWSIHLEDLPPRLRWVFKYLRVFMLALKGFTEDRVMVKASALTYYTLMSIVPIFAMAFGIAKGFGLEKYLEEQIKTQFQGQEEVMTRVIDFANSLLARTGGGIIAGIGIVVLFWSVIKVLSSIEHAFNDIWQIEKPRTWLRKFTDYLTLMLIAPVLLISSSSMHIYLATQVTSFAQDYEMISYISPVIFKLLQLLPYVLIWILFSVIFIAIPNTKVSYPSGIIAGVISGSGFVIVQWLYITLQIGVSRYNAIYGSFAALPLFLIWLQTSWQIVLFGAEISFAYQNVDMYEFEKETTHISHRNWISLAVLVLSTIVKRFVQGEKPLTSLELSRGLKLPQRLTRNLLDTMVDCGLLNEVVTSESKNPAYQPARHIDQLTLAFVEDKLETHGFVIEPNTDEMAKVKKVYEGLAAKYSELTSEVLLKNL from the coding sequence ATGGCAAAAAAAGTCAAAAAGAATAGAATAGTAACATGGATTCATAAGGCTGAGCGCTTTATTACGCATGACCTTTGGAGCATTCATCTTGAAGATTTGCCACCCCGGCTACGGTGGGTTTTTAAGTATCTTAGGGTATTTATGCTTGCATTAAAGGGGTTTACTGAGGATAGGGTTATGGTTAAGGCTTCGGCGCTAACCTATTACACTCTCATGTCAATTGTTCCAATTTTTGCTATGGCTTTTGGAATTGCAAAAGGTTTTGGTTTGGAGAAGTATTTAGAAGAACAGATTAAAACACAATTTCAAGGCCAGGAAGAGGTGATGACCCGTGTAATAGATTTTGCAAACTCATTGCTAGCCAGAACAGGAGGAGGAATTATTGCAGGGATCGGTATCGTTGTGCTATTCTGGTCGGTTATAAAGGTACTATCGAGTATAGAGCATGCTTTTAACGATATATGGCAAATAGAGAAACCAAGAACCTGGTTGCGCAAGTTTACCGATTACCTAACCCTAATGCTAATTGCGCCTGTCTTATTAATATCATCGAGTAGTATGCACATATATTTGGCTACCCAGGTTACTTCATTTGCTCAGGACTATGAGATGATTAGCTACATAAGTCCCGTGATTTTTAAACTTCTACAACTCCTGCCTTATGTGCTGATTTGGATATTATTTAGCGTGATTTTTATAGCTATTCCTAATACTAAAGTTTCTTATCCTTCAGGGATTATAGCTGGTGTAATTTCTGGTTCGGGCTTTGTAATTGTGCAATGGTTATATATAACCCTTCAGATTGGCGTTTCTAGGTATAATGCCATTTATGGTAGCTTCGCAGCATTGCCACTCTTTTTGATTTGGTTGCAAACAAGCTGGCAGATAGTTCTTTTTGGAGCAGAAATTTCATTTGCCTATCAGAACGTTGACATGTACGAATTTGAAAAGGAAACAACCCATATTAGCCATAGAAACTGGATTAGCTTGGCAGTTTTGGTGCTTAGCACCATTGTGAAGCGTTTTGTTCAGGGCGAAAAACCGCTTACATCGTTAGAGCTATCTAGGGGCTTAAAACTACCTCAGCGATTAACGCGCAACCTTTTAGATACCATGGTCGATTGTGGCTTGCTAAACGAGGTGGTAACTTCTGAATCAAAAAATCCCGCATACCAACCCGCACGTCATATCGACCAGTTAACCTTAGCCTTTGTTGAGGACAAACTTGAAACACATGGGTTTGTTATTGAACCCAATACCGACGAAATGGCTAAAGTTAAGAAGGTGTATGAGGGTTTGGCTGCCAAGTATTCCGAACTTACCTCTGAGGTTCTTTTAAAGAACTTGTAA
- a CDS encoding nitroreductase family protein, protein MNTSKKPGKTLDNILSRKSVRNFTGEPVSNELLEELARAGMAAPSARNLQPWAFIIITERSVLDALAEGLPYAKMLFEAPAAIVVCGDLSKSGDSPQGYWVQDCSAATQNILLAAEAMGLGTVWTGVYPRDERVKVVKDTLHLPDHIIPLNVIPVGYPKGEHHPKDKFTTENIHWQKW, encoded by the coding sequence ATGAATACAAGTAAAAAACCAGGAAAAACTTTGGATAATATTTTATCTCGGAAAAGCGTTCGCAATTTTACAGGAGAACCAGTTAGCAATGAGCTGCTTGAAGAGCTTGCACGTGCCGGGATGGCTGCTCCATCGGCGCGTAATCTTCAACCTTGGGCCTTTATTATCATAACTGAAAGAAGCGTTCTAGATGCACTTGCCGAAGGTTTACCTTATGCAAAAATGCTTTTTGAAGCACCTGCAGCTATCGTGGTTTGTGGCGATCTGTCAAAATCGGGCGATAGCCCGCAGGGGTATTGGGTGCAAGACTGCTCAGCTGCAACTCAAAACATACTTCTTGCTGCTGAAGCCATGGGCCTTGGAACGGTATGGACTGGTGTTTATCCTCGAGATGAGCGGGTTAAGGTTGTTAAGGATACTTTACACCTGCCCGATCACATTATACCATTAAACGTAATACCTGTTGGCTACCCAAAGGGCGAACATCATCCAAAAGATAAGTTTACTACTGAAAACATTCACTGGCAAAAGTGGTAG
- a CDS encoding 1-aminocyclopropane-1-carboxylate deaminase/D-cysteine desulfhydrase, whose protein sequence is MLENKFSFGFFPTPLHELKWITKEFPDYNIFIKRDDNTGLATGGNKTRKLEYLVKQAVDLGCDTIITAGAQQSNHCRQTAAACSKVGLNCHLLLRGDEPDTYQGNLLLSKILGATLHFAGDDVKAQTLEFFKQKLDNEGKKCYVIPYGGSNLTGALGFVNAVKELKEQLSAMELDIDYIFFASCSGGTQAGLTLGRELYKLKAELMPISIDKNETNGLTLEQAILNIVLEGAQKLNITKQFQLSDIKLLRGYDSAGYGVITDNEIDAINLMARNEGILLDPVYTGRAFWGMLDILKRKAIPSKSNVLFWHTGGSSSLFYYNDIFDK, encoded by the coding sequence ATGCTTGAGAATAAATTTAGCTTTGGTTTCTTCCCTACACCATTACACGAGTTAAAATGGATAACAAAAGAGTTCCCCGATTATAACATTTTTATCAAAAGGGATGATAATACAGGACTTGCTACTGGAGGAAACAAGACACGAAAGTTAGAGTATTTAGTTAAACAGGCAGTTGACTTAGGATGCGATACTATAATCACTGCAGGTGCACAGCAATCAAACCATTGCAGGCAAACAGCAGCAGCATGTTCAAAAGTTGGCTTAAATTGCCATTTGTTATTACGAGGCGATGAACCTGATACCTATCAAGGTAATTTGTTGCTATCAAAAATACTTGGAGCTACTTTGCATTTTGCTGGTGATGATGTAAAAGCTCAAACTCTTGAGTTTTTTAAACAGAAACTCGACAATGAGGGAAAAAAATGCTACGTTATACCCTATGGTGGATCGAACCTAACTGGTGCACTAGGCTTTGTAAATGCTGTTAAAGAGCTAAAAGAGCAGCTGAGCGCCATGGAGCTTGACATTGACTACATTTTTTTCGCCTCATGTTCTGGTGGAACACAAGCAGGTTTAACCCTAGGCCGAGAACTTTATAAGCTGAAGGCCGAACTAATGCCTATTAGTATTGATAAGAATGAGACGAATGGTCTTACACTTGAACAAGCCATTCTAAACATAGTTTTGGAAGGTGCTCAAAAGTTAAACATAACGAAGCAGTTTCAACTTTCTGATATTAAGCTGCTAAGAGGCTATGATAGTGCAGGATACGGAGTAATTACTGATAATGAAATAGATGCTATTAATTTGATGGCTAGGAATGAAGGAATTCTTTTGGATCCTGTCTATACCGGTAGGGCCTTTTGGGGGATGCTTGACATCCTGAAACGAAAAGCTATACCTTCTAAGTCAAATGTTTTGTTTTGGCACACTGGAGGATCCTCATCGCTGTTTTATTATAACGATATATTTGATAAATAA
- the dprA gene encoding DNA-processing protein DprA: protein MADNELLYRIAIELIPKVGSITAKRLIAYCGSAEAVFKQNKAALLKIPGVGASVATEIVNQAVLHLADKELLFIERYNIRPLYFADSDYPERLKQCEDGPVMLYVKSNSDINFNSDKIVSVVGTRRATDYGKDVCNSIVSGLAAKGFKPIIVSGLAYGIDVTAHKAALENGLPTIAVLGHGLDTIYPISHRNIAREIVENGALVTDFISETPFDRTNFLRRNRIIAGLADATIVVESAEEGGALVTADIANSYNREVFAVPGKVNSKFSKGCHSLIKQNKAALIEDADDLTFMLGWSLDRVADKKIQQYSINFEQFSEDEKKILNFLKTNGEQTVDLIAVGTGLAVSKVLSLLLGLEFSGVVKSKPGKVFCANV, encoded by the coding sequence ATGGCTGATAATGAGTTGTTGTATCGGATTGCAATTGAGCTTATTCCCAAGGTAGGAAGTATTACTGCCAAGCGGTTAATTGCGTATTGTGGTAGCGCTGAGGCTGTTTTTAAGCAGAATAAGGCTGCTCTGCTCAAGATTCCTGGCGTAGGAGCATCAGTGGCAACCGAAATAGTAAATCAAGCTGTATTACATTTAGCCGATAAAGAGTTGTTGTTTATAGAGCGTTACAATATACGTCCGCTTTACTTTGCAGATTCCGATTATCCTGAACGCCTCAAGCAATGTGAGGATGGACCAGTAATGCTGTATGTAAAAAGCAACTCAGATATCAATTTTAATTCCGATAAAATAGTAAGTGTAGTTGGAACCCGGAGAGCAACTGATTATGGGAAGGATGTTTGCAATTCTATTGTCTCAGGATTAGCAGCGAAAGGGTTTAAACCAATAATTGTGAGCGGCTTGGCATACGGTATTGATGTTACAGCTCATAAGGCTGCATTAGAGAATGGTTTACCTACAATTGCAGTTTTAGGGCATGGCCTTGATACTATTTACCCAATCTCACATCGAAATATAGCTCGTGAAATAGTTGAAAATGGTGCGCTTGTTACCGATTTCATTTCAGAAACACCATTCGATCGTACAAACTTTTTACGCCGTAATAGGATTATAGCAGGCCTAGCAGATGCTACCATAGTTGTAGAAAGCGCCGAAGAGGGTGGGGCACTCGTTACAGCCGATATTGCAAACTCATACAATAGAGAGGTTTTTGCTGTGCCTGGAAAGGTAAATTCAAAATTCTCAAAAGGATGTCATAGCCTGATAAAGCAAAACAAGGCAGCCCTAATTGAAGATGCCGACGACCTTACTTTTATGCTCGGGTGGTCTTTAGATAGGGTAGCAGATAAGAAAATTCAACAGTATTCCATAAACTTTGAGCAATTTTCTGAAGATGAGAAAAAAATCCTTAACTTTCTCAAAACAAATGGCGAGCAGACAGTTGATTTAATTGCTGTTGGAACAGGGTTGGCCGTTTCTAAAGTGTTGTCGCTTTTATTAGGTTTAGAGTTTAGTGGTGTTGTTAAGAGTAAACCTGGAAAGGTTTTTTGTGCAAATGTTTAG